In a genomic window of Bradyrhizobium ontarionense:
- a CDS encoding rhodanese-like domain-containing protein yields the protein MLSGLFSKLTGSASVPAIEHDELVRAHRQRSCVIVDVREPHEFKGGHIPGAVNHPLSRFDPDSLVHDKPVVLICQAGGRSATALRKALSAGRQDIRHYAGGMSSWRSRGGPVA from the coding sequence ATGCTATCAGGACTGTTCAGCAAGCTTACCGGATCGGCCAGCGTGCCGGCGATCGAGCACGATGAGCTGGTACGGGCGCATCGGCAGCGGAGCTGCGTGATCGTCGACGTGCGCGAGCCGCATGAGTTCAAGGGCGGTCACATTCCCGGCGCCGTCAACCACCCGCTGTCGCGCTTCGATCCCGACAGCCTCGTCCACGACAAGCCCGTGGTTCTGATCTGCCAGGCCGGCGGTCGCTCGGCGACCGCGCTGCGAAAGGCATTGTCGGCGGGACGGCAGGATATTCGCCACTATGCCGGCGGCATGAGCAGCTGGCGGTCGCGCGGCGGCCCGGTTGCCTGA
- a CDS encoding YgaP family membrane protein, with protein sequence MTQNVGKIDRLIRIIVGLAILSLTIIGPQTLWGLLGLIPLGTALIGWCPPYAILGINTCGTRSGATS encoded by the coding sequence ATGACACAGAACGTTGGCAAGATCGATCGGCTGATCCGGATCATCGTGGGACTGGCCATCCTGAGCCTCACCATCATCGGCCCGCAGACGCTGTGGGGTCTGCTGGGTCTGATTCCGCTCGGTACGGCGCTGATCGGCTGGTGCCCGCCCTACGCGATCCTCGGCATCAACACCTGCGGAACCAGGTCCGGCGCAACGTCCTAG
- a CDS encoding YeeE/YedE family protein, whose product MLTVLIDLLGEELVSLLGGLVVGGAFGFFAQRSRFCLRAATIEFARGHGGPRLAVWLLTFASALLGTQALVAMGLLDVSEARQLAQQGSISGAMIGGTLFGCGMILARGCASRLLVLSANGNLRALLSGLIFAVTAQSAYHGLLSPLREWLTNLWLVDGGPSRDIMSVFGGGVPEKLGFGMLWFLAGLAAVSKFQIGGRILRSAVATGAAVAAGWLLTYQLGQASFSPVPLKSLTFSGPSAELLMQVLASTQLKPGFDLGIIPGVFIGSFVAAALARELNLEGFSDGRGMRRYLVGAILMGFGAMLAGGCAVGAGVTGASVFALTAWIVLGGMWLGAAITDLVVDRWLFAAKAAQSPVQLPAATPS is encoded by the coding sequence GTGCTCACCGTATTGATCGACCTTCTGGGTGAGGAGCTGGTGTCGCTGCTCGGCGGGCTCGTGGTCGGCGGTGCGTTCGGCTTCTTTGCCCAGCGCAGCCGCTTCTGCCTGCGCGCGGCCACCATCGAGTTCGCGCGCGGGCATGGCGGCCCGCGCCTCGCGGTCTGGCTGCTGACCTTCGCCTCGGCGCTGCTCGGCACTCAGGCGCTGGTGGCGATGGGCCTGCTCGACGTCTCGGAAGCGCGCCAGCTGGCGCAGCAGGGCAGCATATCCGGTGCGATGATCGGCGGCACCCTGTTCGGCTGCGGCATGATCCTGGCGCGCGGCTGCGCCAGCCGGCTGCTGGTGCTCTCCGCCAACGGCAATCTGCGAGCCTTGCTGTCGGGCCTGATCTTTGCGGTCACCGCGCAATCCGCCTATCACGGTCTGCTCTCACCGTTGCGCGAGTGGCTGACCAATCTCTGGCTCGTCGATGGTGGACCGTCGCGCGACATCATGAGCGTGTTCGGCGGCGGCGTGCCTGAGAAGCTCGGCTTCGGCATGCTGTGGTTTCTGGCGGGATTGGCCGCCGTGTCGAAATTCCAGATCGGGGGGCGGATCCTCCGCTCGGCGGTGGCAACCGGCGCAGCGGTCGCAGCCGGCTGGCTCCTGACCTATCAGCTCGGGCAGGCGTCGTTCTCGCCGGTGCCGCTGAAGAGTCTCACCTTCAGCGGCCCCTCGGCCGAGCTGCTGATGCAGGTGCTAGCCAGCACGCAACTCAAGCCGGGCTTCGATCTCGGCATCATCCCGGGCGTCTTCATCGGCTCATTCGTCGCGGCCGCGCTGGCGCGCGAGCTCAATCTCGAAGGATTCTCGGACGGGCGCGGCATGCGGCGCTATCTGGTCGGCGCCATTCTCATGGGCTTCGGAGCAATGCTCGCCGGCGGCTGTGCCGTCGGCGCCGGCGTGACCGGAGCGTCGGTGTTTGCGCTGACCGCGTGGATCGTGCTCGGGGGCATGTGGCTCGGCGCTGCCATCACTGATCTCGTCGTGGACCGCTGGCTGTTCGCAGCCAAGGCGGCGCAGAGCCCGGTCCAGTTGCCCGCCGCGACGCCTTCATAG
- a CDS encoding Crp/Fnr family transcriptional regulator: MAHKDDWTHAFPLLRQLPHDLFVQLRDTSLIVELPEGSRIFGPGQAPESFLLLLDGTIRVQQTSESGREIVLYRVQAGESCALTTACLMGYEEYQAEGIAETRIRAVAIPRTMFDTLIASSREFRQFVFTAFSRRVTNLFRIIEEVAFQRIDVRLAQKLLELAGPKQHIAATHQDLANELGSAREVISRQLNEFARRGWLRVTRGAVEITDGPALSQLAQHG, from the coding sequence ATGGCGCACAAGGACGATTGGACCCACGCCTTCCCGCTGCTTCGACAGCTGCCGCACGACCTTTTCGTCCAGCTGCGCGATACCAGCCTGATCGTCGAGCTTCCTGAAGGCAGCCGCATCTTCGGTCCCGGTCAGGCGCCGGAGTCCTTTCTGCTGCTGCTGGACGGGACGATTCGCGTGCAGCAGACGTCCGAGTCCGGCCGTGAGATCGTGCTCTACCGCGTCCAGGCCGGCGAAAGCTGCGCCCTCACCACCGCCTGCCTGATGGGCTACGAGGAATACCAGGCCGAGGGCATCGCGGAGACGCGAATACGCGCCGTGGCGATCCCCCGCACGATGTTCGACACGCTGATCGCGAGCTCACGCGAATTTCGCCAGTTCGTCTTCACAGCGTTCAGCCGCCGGGTCACGAACCTCTTCCGCATCATCGAGGAGGTCGCCTTTCAGCGGATCGACGTGAGACTGGCGCAGAAGCTTCTCGAGCTCGCCGGACCGAAGCAGCACATCGCCGCGACGCACCAGGACCTCGCCAACGAGCTCGGCAGCGCGCGGGAGGTGATCAGCCGTCAGCTCAACGAATTCGCGCGGCGCGGCTGGCTGCGAGTGACTCGCGGGGCGGTCGAGATCACCGACGGGCCGGCGCTCTCGCAGCTTGCGCAGCATGGCTAG
- a CDS encoding DsbA family protein — translation MTRTSLAASLATLLLLTAAILPLQARAEDDDTDILSEARILRDPAIPAVGNADGDITIVEYFDYQCPYCRKISPDLAKVVRDDGHVRLVFKDWPIFGGASIYAARLTLAAKYQDKFAEAHEALISLNEKLSEAKVDAALTAAGVDLARAKADLTAKRADIDEVLARNHEQATGLGFRGTPAFIIGHFRVPGAPNIQAFKQAIADARAAANK, via the coding sequence ATGACCAGAACGAGCCTTGCCGCATCCCTCGCGACGTTGCTGCTGCTGACAGCCGCCATCCTGCCGCTGCAGGCCCGCGCCGAAGACGATGACACCGACATCCTGAGCGAAGCGCGCATCCTGCGAGATCCCGCCATTCCCGCCGTCGGCAACGCGGACGGCGATATCACGATCGTCGAGTATTTCGACTACCAATGTCCGTATTGCCGCAAGATCAGCCCGGACCTCGCGAAGGTGGTCCGCGACGACGGTCACGTGCGACTGGTCTTCAAGGATTGGCCGATCTTCGGCGGCGCCTCGATCTACGCGGCCCGTCTCACCCTGGCCGCCAAATATCAGGACAAGTTCGCCGAGGCGCATGAGGCGCTGATCTCGCTCAATGAGAAGCTGTCAGAGGCCAAGGTCGATGCTGCGCTCACGGCCGCCGGGGTCGACCTCGCCCGCGCAAAGGCCGACCTCACAGCCAAGCGCGCCGACATCGACGAGGTTCTTGCGCGCAACCATGAGCAGGCCACAGGCCTCGGCTTCCGTGGCACGCCGGCCTTCATCATCGGCCATTTCCGCGTGCCGGGCGCCCCGAATATCCAGGCCTTCAAACAGGCCATTGCCGATGCACGCGCCGCGGCGAACAAATAG
- a CDS encoding protein-disulfide reductase DsbD family protein, whose protein sequence is MSIRQLGLATLLLGAFHLAPTMAAAGGLPHKPEVDTRLLVGEVARADGGPTEAWAGLDVRLGSGWHTYWRSAGDAGAPPEFDWSGSRNIADVTVEWPAPRRFTEQDIDTFGYDEHVLFPLRVRLQDGTAPAHLALKAVLFVCSVICTQQEAQLEADIPTATRQPNDQAQIDEWRHSVPRETLPGLSITALRLDRQAKPQLLLDAQASPPLVAPDVFLDGNDAVSGGRARVGRTSDGGVRITVPVQGLDQAGPIDRLRVTLVDGDRSIETTLAVNAAGAAPAAAAPGTATPHPAAASIWTILGIALLGGFILNFMPCVFPVLSLKLVSLVDHEPGRSASPRTAFLATAAGIVASFVSLALVLSGLKATGAEVGWGLQFQQPVFLIAMIIVLAAFGANLLGLFEITLPWWVAGRLGAVTSQRTIASHLVNGFVMTLLATPCSAPFVGTAVAFALSQAAPQIVLVFTGLGLGMAAPYLCLAAAPRLAALFPRPGRWMLKLRAFAALAMAATALWLLIVLSDISGPAPAIILAGALLVALLIMTALRFPLRRTVAGAGIVVTMALMAATYVQPVGTAQSTGIAWQPLVPAEIAAQVRAGHTVFVDIGASWCITCKVNEKLVLDSAAVRSRLTAGVVAIKADWTSPNDAIATYLRSFGRYGLPFNVVFGPGAPAGILLPELLTPQIVLDAIDTASTRPHPENNKT, encoded by the coding sequence ATGTCCATTCGTCAACTCGGCCTGGCCACCCTGTTGCTCGGGGCGTTCCATCTGGCCCCAACGATGGCCGCAGCCGGCGGCCTGCCGCACAAGCCGGAGGTCGACACACGCCTGCTGGTCGGCGAGGTCGCGCGAGCCGACGGCGGTCCGACCGAGGCCTGGGCGGGCCTGGATGTCAGGCTCGGATCGGGCTGGCACACCTATTGGCGCTCAGCCGGCGATGCCGGCGCACCGCCCGAATTCGACTGGTCCGGCTCCCGCAACATCGCTGACGTCACCGTCGAATGGCCGGCGCCGCGCCGCTTCACCGAGCAGGACATCGACACCTTCGGCTATGACGAGCACGTGCTGTTTCCCTTGCGGGTACGGCTCCAGGACGGGACGGCTCCGGCGCATCTGGCTCTGAAGGCCGTCCTGTTCGTGTGCTCTGTCATCTGCACCCAGCAGGAGGCGCAGCTCGAGGCCGATATCCCCACGGCGACACGCCAGCCGAACGATCAGGCGCAGATCGACGAATGGCGGCACAGCGTCCCGCGCGAGACGTTGCCCGGGCTGTCCATCACGGCCCTGCGCCTCGATCGTCAAGCCAAGCCGCAGCTGCTGCTCGACGCGCAGGCCTCCCCGCCGCTAGTCGCACCGGACGTCTTTCTCGATGGCAATGACGCAGTCTCCGGCGGCCGCGCGCGGGTGGGCAGGACGTCGGATGGCGGCGTCCGGATCACCGTGCCGGTGCAGGGTCTCGATCAGGCCGGTCCGATCGACAGGCTTCGGGTGACGCTGGTTGATGGCGACAGATCGATCGAAACCACGCTTGCCGTGAACGCCGCCGGAGCTGCGCCCGCTGCCGCCGCTCCGGGGACGGCAACGCCTCACCCCGCCGCCGCATCGATCTGGACCATTCTCGGCATCGCGCTGCTCGGAGGCTTCATTCTCAACTTCATGCCGTGCGTGTTTCCGGTGCTGTCCCTGAAGCTGGTGTCACTGGTCGATCATGAGCCGGGGCGCTCGGCTTCGCCGCGGACGGCATTCCTGGCCACGGCCGCCGGCATCGTCGCGTCATTCGTGAGCCTCGCGCTCGTCCTCTCAGGCCTGAAGGCGACCGGCGCCGAAGTCGGCTGGGGCCTGCAGTTTCAGCAGCCTGTTTTCCTCATTGCAATGATCATCGTGCTCGCCGCGTTCGGCGCCAATCTGCTCGGCCTGTTCGAGATCACCCTGCCGTGGTGGGTCGCAGGCCGCCTCGGCGCCGTCACGAGCCAGCGCACGATCGCAAGCCATCTTGTGAACGGCTTCGTCATGACGCTGCTGGCGACGCCGTGCTCGGCTCCCTTCGTCGGCACTGCCGTCGCCTTTGCGCTGTCGCAGGCGGCGCCTCAGATCGTGCTCGTGTTCACCGGGCTCGGCCTCGGGATGGCTGCGCCCTATCTCTGTCTCGCAGCGGCGCCGCGCCTTGCCGCGCTGTTCCCGCGGCCGGGACGCTGGATGCTGAAGCTGCGCGCCTTCGCAGCGCTCGCGATGGCCGCGACCGCGCTGTGGCTGCTGATCGTGCTCTCGGACATCAGTGGGCCTGCCCCCGCCATCATCCTTGCCGGCGCGCTGCTCGTTGCGCTCCTGATCATGACCGCACTCCGCTTCCCGTTGCGGAGGACGGTTGCCGGAGCCGGCATCGTCGTCACGATGGCGCTGATGGCCGCCACCTATGTGCAGCCGGTCGGGACGGCGCAATCGACCGGGATCGCGTGGCAACCGCTGGTGCCAGCCGAGATCGCAGCGCAGGTTCGCGCCGGCCACACCGTGTTCGTCGACATCGGCGCGAGCTGGTGCATCACCTGCAAGGTCAATGAGAAGCTCGTGCTCGACAGCGCGGCCGTCCGGAGCCGCCTCACCGCCGGCGTCGTCGCCATCAAGGCGGACTGGACCTCGCCCAACGATGCGATTGCGACCTACCTCAGATCCTTCGGCCGCTATGGGCTGCCTTTCAACGTCGTGTTCGGCCCAGGTGCGCCGGCCGGAATCCTGCTCCCAGAGCTGCTCACCCCACAGATCGTGCTCGACGCGATCGACACCGCATCCACCCGCCCTCATCCGGAGAATAACAAGACATGA
- a CDS encoding YeeE/YedE thiosulfate transporter family protein, which produces MTSLMIIAGPLLMGAVFGYLLQQGKVTSCNVIENQFRLRDFTVLKVMGTAIVVGGIGVLLLVDTGNTKYYVKDANMLAVALGAALFGIGMVVYGYCPGTALGAIASGSVHAAVGAFGMIVGAILYALSFDWVKAHILNVWALGKVRLPDITGVPDGAWFAALAIGAGAFFFWVESSEAKARRAQG; this is translated from the coding sequence ATGACGTCACTGATGATCATCGCCGGCCCGCTGCTGATGGGCGCCGTGTTCGGCTATCTCTTGCAGCAGGGCAAGGTCACGAGCTGCAACGTGATCGAGAACCAGTTCCGGCTGCGTGACTTCACGGTACTGAAGGTGATGGGCACTGCGATCGTGGTCGGCGGCATCGGCGTGCTGCTGCTGGTCGATACCGGCAACACCAAATACTACGTCAAGGATGCCAACATGCTGGCCGTCGCGCTCGGCGCGGCGCTGTTCGGCATCGGCATGGTGGTCTACGGCTACTGCCCGGGCACCGCGCTCGGCGCCATCGCCAGCGGCAGCGTGCACGCGGCGGTCGGCGCGTTCGGTATGATCGTCGGCGCCATCCTCTACGCACTGAGCTTCGACTGGGTGAAGGCCCACATCCTCAATGTCTGGGCGCTCGGCAAGGTGCGGCTGCCCGACATCACCGGCGTGCCGGACGGCGCCTGGTTCGCTGCGCTCGCGATCGGCGCCGGTGCTTTCTTCTTCTGGGTCGAATCGTCCGAGGCCAAGGCGAGGCGTGCGCAGGGCTAG
- a CDS encoding MBL fold metallo-hydrolase produces MSHPIDPRVQPKVAGFFDPETSTISYVVKDPSSAACAIIDPVLDIDYAAGRISTRSADMLIDYVKLNGLQPEWLIETHAHADHLSAAPYIQGRIGGKVGIGEHILTVQETFGKVFNEGTEFRRDGSQFDRLFKDGDTYRIGAMTAFVMHTPGHTPACTTHVMGDAAFVGDTLFMPDGGTARADFPGGNARTLFRSIRKILETLPHETRLFMCHDYSPNGRAVRWETTVGEERLHNIHARDGMTEDEFVALREARDKTLGMPRLIIPSLQVNIRAGHLPPADETGKTFLKVPINVL; encoded by the coding sequence ATGTCCCATCCCATCGATCCGCGCGTGCAGCCCAAGGTCGCGGGTTTCTTCGATCCGGAAACCAGCACGATCAGTTACGTCGTGAAGGACCCGTCGTCCGCGGCCTGCGCGATCATCGATCCCGTCCTCGACATCGACTACGCGGCCGGCCGTATCAGCACGCGGTCGGCCGACATGCTGATCGACTATGTGAAGCTGAACGGTCTGCAGCCCGAATGGCTGATCGAGACGCACGCGCACGCCGATCATCTGTCCGCCGCGCCCTACATCCAGGGCAGGATCGGCGGCAAGGTCGGCATCGGCGAGCATATCCTGACCGTGCAGGAGACCTTCGGCAAAGTCTTCAACGAGGGCACCGAGTTTCGCCGCGACGGCAGCCAGTTCGACCGCCTGTTCAAGGACGGGGACACCTACCGCATCGGCGCGATGACGGCGTTCGTGATGCACACGCCGGGGCACACGCCCGCCTGCACCACCCATGTCATGGGCGATGCGGCCTTCGTCGGCGACACCCTGTTCATGCCGGATGGCGGCACTGCGCGGGCCGATTTCCCCGGCGGCAATGCGCGCACGCTGTTTCGCTCGATCCGTAAGATCCTCGAAACGCTGCCGCACGAGACCCGGCTGTTCATGTGTCACGACTACAGCCCGAACGGCCGCGCCGTGCGCTGGGAAACGACCGTGGGCGAGGAACGACTGCACAATATCCATGCGCGGGACGGAATGACCGAGGACGAGTTCGTCGCGCTCCGCGAGGCCCGCGACAAGACACTGGGCATGCCCCGCCTGATCATTCCCTCGCTGCAGGTCAACATTCGGGCCGGGCATCTCCCGCCTGCGGACGAGACCGGCAAGACCTTCCTGAAGGTCCCGATCAACGTGCTCTGA
- a CDS encoding methyl-accepting chemotaxis protein, which yields MSQLSIRAKMAAVIALLLVAMTVVGLLAVRGMQTINTHTEQIAKNWLPSVRVLGELRSAINLNRAQLRAYMTADTAEERDNLDRNMKATLAAIAAARRSYEAMISSAEERSLFESWSQGWEQYVKAADSVLEVLRAGNGNATKQASDLFNKTVRSIANQSDEYLKKLIDINNRGADAETKIAADGYAQAFALMSAIIVLAVLVGIGIGSWFIRDISRCIASIIRPMQALGEGNLTTEIPYRGQNTEVGMMADALEVFKTALIAKKNADDIASKEAEVKLERGRRLDEITGRFEAAVSEIVETVSTASSALEGHAGGLSNTATRAQNLATSVTAASEEACTNVQSVASATEELSASVNEISRQVQDSARMANEAVAQARKTNEQVSELSKSAARIGDVVELINTIAGQTNLLALNATIEAARAGEAGRGFAVVASEVKALAEQTAKATGEIGQQISGIQSATQQSVGAIREISITIEKLSEISSTIAAAVEQQGAATQEISRNVQHAASGTQQVSANVTDVQRGAVDTGSAASQVLSAAKSLAGDSARLSLEVKKFIAGVRAA from the coding sequence ATGTCGCAACTCTCGATTCGAGCAAAAATGGCCGCAGTTATTGCGCTGCTGCTGGTGGCCATGACCGTCGTCGGATTGCTGGCCGTGCGCGGCATGCAGACGATCAACACGCACACCGAACAGATCGCCAAGAACTGGCTGCCGAGCGTGCGCGTTCTCGGTGAGCTGCGCTCCGCGATCAATCTCAATCGAGCCCAGCTCCGCGCCTACATGACGGCGGACACGGCTGAGGAAAGGGACAACCTCGACCGCAATATGAAGGCAACGCTCGCGGCCATCGCGGCGGCGCGCCGCTCCTACGAGGCGATGATCTCGTCGGCCGAGGAGCGCAGCCTGTTCGAGAGCTGGTCGCAGGGTTGGGAGCAATACGTCAAGGCGGCGGATAGTGTACTCGAGGTTCTGCGCGCCGGGAACGGCAATGCGACCAAGCAGGCGAGCGATTTGTTCAACAAGACGGTCCGGAGCATCGCCAATCAGTCGGACGAATATCTGAAGAAGCTGATCGACATCAATAACCGCGGCGCCGACGCTGAGACGAAGATCGCCGCCGATGGCTATGCCCAGGCATTCGCATTGATGTCGGCGATCATCGTCCTTGCCGTTCTCGTTGGCATTGGGATCGGAAGCTGGTTCATTCGCGACATTTCCCGGTGTATCGCCTCGATCATCCGGCCGATGCAGGCGCTCGGCGAGGGTAACCTGACGACGGAGATTCCCTATCGCGGCCAGAACACCGAAGTGGGCATGATGGCCGACGCCCTGGAGGTCTTCAAGACCGCTTTGATCGCCAAGAAGAACGCCGACGATATTGCGTCGAAAGAGGCGGAGGTGAAGCTGGAGCGCGGCCGACGGCTTGACGAGATCACGGGCCGCTTTGAGGCCGCGGTCAGCGAGATTGTCGAGACCGTGTCCACGGCATCAAGCGCATTGGAAGGTCACGCCGGCGGGCTCAGCAACACGGCCACTCGCGCGCAGAATCTGGCGACGTCCGTCACCGCTGCGTCCGAGGAAGCCTGCACCAATGTGCAATCGGTGGCATCCGCGACCGAGGAACTGTCTGCATCCGTCAACGAGATCAGCAGACAAGTCCAGGATTCGGCCCGGATGGCCAATGAGGCGGTGGCGCAGGCCCGCAAGACCAATGAGCAGGTCAGCGAGCTCTCGAAGTCTGCTGCGCGCATCGGCGACGTCGTGGAGCTCATCAACACGATCGCCGGACAGACCAATCTGCTCGCGCTCAATGCCACGATCGAGGCCGCGCGCGCCGGCGAGGCCGGCCGTGGCTTTGCCGTGGTCGCATCCGAGGTCAAGGCGCTGGCGGAGCAGACGGCCAAGGCCACCGGCGAGATCGGCCAGCAGATATCCGGCATCCAGTCCGCCACCCAGCAATCGGTCGGTGCGATCCGGGAGATCAGCATCACGATCGAGAAACTGTCGGAGATTTCGTCGACGATCGCGGCGGCCGTGGAGCAGCAGGGCGCCGCGACGCAGGAGATCTCGCGCAACGTCCAGCACGCGGCTTCGGGGACGCAGCAGGTCTCGGCCAACGTCACGGATGTGCAGCGTGGCGCGGTCGATACCGGCAGCGCCGCGTCCCAGGTTCTGTCCGCTGCGAAGTCGCTGGCCGGCGACAGTGCGAGACTGAGCCTGGAAGTGAAGAAGTTCATCGCCGGCGTGAGGGCGGCCTAG
- a CDS encoding YeeE/YedE thiosulfate transporter family protein: protein MTDVMVKDSRKSKRIDWSPYLVGAGIGILSWVAFAAFGDPLGVTTAFSRIASLFAAPVIGSDAVAANSYWKSMPLKWDYGVWFLVGIPLGAFLSAIISGTWRLELVPEVWKQRFGPSVFKRFVAAFLGGIVIMYGARLAGGCTSGHGISGGLQLALSSWLFLAVMFATGLLASRIMFRKA, encoded by the coding sequence ATGACCGACGTCATGGTCAAGGATTCACGGAAGTCCAAACGGATCGACTGGTCGCCCTATCTGGTCGGCGCCGGCATCGGCATTCTCAGCTGGGTGGCCTTTGCCGCATTTGGCGACCCGCTCGGCGTGACGACCGCCTTTTCGCGTATCGCATCGCTGTTTGCCGCGCCGGTGATCGGATCCGATGCCGTCGCCGCCAACAGCTATTGGAAATCGATGCCGCTGAAATGGGACTATGGTGTCTGGTTCCTGGTCGGCATTCCGCTCGGCGCCTTCCTGTCGGCGATCATCTCGGGCACGTGGCGGCTCGAGCTGGTGCCGGAGGTGTGGAAGCAGCGCTTCGGTCCCTCCGTGTTCAAGCGCTTCGTCGCTGCGTTCCTCGGCGGCATCGTCATCATGTATGGCGCGCGTCTGGCCGGCGGCTGCACCAGCGGGCACGGCATCTCGGGCGGGCTGCAGCTGGCACTTTCCAGCTGGCTGTTCCTCGCCGTGATGTTCGCGACCGGTCTCCTGGCGTCGCGCATCATGTTCCGCAAGGCATAG